A region from the Triticum aestivum cultivar Chinese Spring chromosome 3D, IWGSC CS RefSeq v2.1, whole genome shotgun sequence genome encodes:
- the LOC123077383 gene encoding pyruvate decarboxylase 1, with protein MEIGSVPSQDEDAAAATPREATLGRHLARRLAEVGARDVFAVPGDFNLTLLDELEAEQPSGGGVRLVGCCNELNAAYAADGYARARAGGVGACVVTFTVGALSAINAVAGAFSENLPVVCISGGPNSNDYGSNRILHHTIGLPDFSQELRCFQNVTCYQAVVNNLEDAHEQIDTAISTALKESKPVYISICCDLPSIPHPTFGHHPVPFFLSPRLSNQMSLEAAVEAAAAFLNKSVKPVLIGGAKMRVAKARKAFVELADACGYPFAVMPSAKGLVPEHHPRFIGTYWGIVSTPFCGEIVESADAYLFAGPMFNDHTSVGYSLLLNKEKAIIVQPDRVVIGNGPAFGCVLMKDFLRALATRLKKNTAACEIHSRIFVPEGEPRPSEPGEPLRVNVFFKHIQKMLSGNSAVIAETGDSWFNCQKLKLPEGCGYECQLQYGSIGWSVGATLGYAQASKDKRVISLIGDGSFQVTAQEVSTMLRWGQNNIIFLINNGGYTIEVKIHDGPYNVIKNWNYTSLVEAFHNGEGKCYTAKVRTEEELEEAIEASLGPHKDSLCFIEVIVHKDDTSKELLVWGARLFAANNRPPNPQ; from the exons ATGGAAATCGGCTCGGTGCCTTCCCAGGACGAAGATGCGGCGGCCGCCACGCCGCGGGAGGCCACCCTGGGCCGCCACCTCGCGCGCCGCCTGGCCGAGGTGGGCGCACGCGACGTCTTCGCCGTGCCGGGGGACTTCAACCTGACGCTCCTCGACGAGCTCGAGGCCGAGCAGCCgtccggcggcggggtgcggctcgTCGGGTGCTGCAACGAGCTGAACGCCGCCTACGCCGCCGACGGCTACGCCCGCGCGCGCGCAGGCGGCGTCGGCGCCTGCGTGGTCACCTTCACCGTCGGAGCGCTCAGCGCCATCAACGCCGTCGCCGGCGCTTTCAGCGAGAACCTCCCCGTCGTCTGCATCTCCGGGGGCCCCAACAGCAACGACTACGGCAGCAACCGGATCCTGCACCACACCATCGGCCTCCCCGATTTCTCGCAGGAGCTCCGGTGCTTCCAGAACGTCACCTGCTACCAG GCAGTGGTGAACAACTTGGAGGATGCACATGAACAGATTGACACTGCCATCTCCACTGCACTGAAGGAGAGCAAACCTGTTTACATCAGCATCTGCTGCGACCTCCCTTCAATCCCTCATCCCACATTTGGCCACCATCCTGTCCCTTTCTTTCTCTCCCCAAG ACTGTCAAACCAGATGAGCCTGGAAGCAGCGGTGGAAGCCGCTGCGGCTTTCTTGAACAAATCGGTCAAGCCGGTCCTTATTGGCGGAGCAAAGATGAGGGTGGCCAAAGCGCGCAAAGCCTTCGTAGAGCTGGCCGATGCATGCGGTTATCCGTTCGCGGTGATGCCTTCTGCCAAGGGGCTTGTGCCAGAGCACCACCCTAGATTCATCGGCACATACTGGGGTATTGTGAGCACTCCATTCTGTGGAGAGATTGTGGAGTCAGCTGATGCCTATTTGTTTGCTGGCCCGATGTTTAACGACCACACCTCGGTTGGATACTCACTTCTACTCAACAAGGAGAAGGCCATCATTGTCCAGCCGGATCGAGTCGTGATTGGGAATGGGCCTGCATTTGGGTGTGTTCTGATGAAGGACTTCCTGCGTGCACTTGCTACCCGGCTCAAGAAGAACACGGCTGCGTGCGAGATCCATAGCCGGATTTTTGTGCCTGAGGGCGAACCCCGTCCCTCTGAGCCTGGAGAGCCTTTGAGAGTGAATGTATTTTTCAAGCATATTCAGAAAATGTTGTCTGGCAACTCGGCTGTTATAGCAGAGACTGGGGACTCATGGTTTAACTGCCAGAAGCTAAAACTACCAGAAGGCTGTGG GTATGAATGCCAGCTGCAATATGGATCAATTGGCTGGTCGGTCGGGGCTACTCTGGGATATGCGCAGGCTTCTAAGGATAAGCGAGTCATTTCCCTCATTGGAGATGGCAGCTTTCAG GTGACGGCACAGGAAGTGTCGACGATGCTCCGGTGGGGACAGAACAACATTATCTTTCTCATAAACAATGGGGGCTACACCATCGAGGTGAAGATCCATGACGGTCCTTACAACGTCATCAAGAACTGGAACTACACCAGCTTGGTGGAAGCATTCCATAATGGCGAGGGCAAATGCTATACTGCAAAG GTTCGAACGGAGGAGGAACTGGAGGAAGCAATTGAGGCATCCCTAGGACCTCACAAGGACAGCCTGTGCTTTATAGAGGTAATTGTGCACAAGGATGACACCAGTAAGGAGCTCCTTGTGTGGGGAGCTAGGCTTTTCGCCGCAAATAACCGCCCGCCGAATCCTCAGTGA
- the LOC123077382 gene encoding probable transcription factor At1g61730 produces the protein MAPKRAAPRKPPATPRKRPATADPASSSEEDSSGSSTSHDQEVADEEMGESESEEPAEDGGEGEGEESTEDGGEWEAEPGLQPAAKNPPQSNKLPARKRGKTPARAPVHQNGEKKKPQHIGSAEPKQRKSRRIWSPNDEVLILEELAEHRRQHGKVPAWGDYAFFESVAKRLEDSSCHYFVVKEKVRTLLRR, from the coding sequence ATGGCCCCCAAGCGCGCCGCCCCACGCAAGCCTCCCGCAACCCCACGCAAGCGCCCCGCCACAGCAGATCCCGCCTCCAGTTCGGAAGAAGACTCGAGCGGTTCCTCTACCTCCCACGACCAAGAGGTGGCAGACGAGGAAATGGGGGAATCGGAATCGGAGGAGCCGGCAGAGGATGGgggcgagggggagggggaggaatcGACGGAGGATGGAGGCGAGTGGGAGGCAGAGCCTGGTCTGCAGCCCGCGGCCAAGAATCCACCTCAATCAAACAAGTTGCCTGCTCGCAAGAGGGGAAAGACGCCGGCGCGGGCACCAGTGCATCAAAATGGCGAGAAGAAGAAGCCGCAACATATCGGATCGGCAGAACCCAAACAAAGGAAAAGCAGGCGCATATGGTCTCCCAACGACGAGGTCCTGATTCTGGAGGAGCTTGCCGAGCACCGCCGCCAGCATGGGAAGGTGCCGGCGTGGGGGGACTACGCCTTCTTTGAATCTGTTGCCAAGCGCCTTGAGGACAGCAGCTGCCATTACTTTGTTGTCAAGGAGAAAGTTCGCACCCTGCTGCGTCGCTAG